The Streptomyces fungicidicus nucleotide sequence CCGTCCCCACCCGCTCCCCCGGCCGGGCCTCGTACGACAAGGAACTGGTGCACGCGATACTCGACGAGGGCTACGTCTGCCACCTCGGCTTCGTCCGGGACGGCGCGCCGGTCGTGCTGCCCACGCTGTACGCCCGGGCCGGCGAGCGTCTCTACGTGCACGGTTCGACCGGCTCGCGCCCGCTGCGCGCGGCGCGGCAGGCCGACCCCGGGCTCCAGGTCTGCCTGACGGTCACCCACGTCGACGGGCTGGTGCTGGCCCGCTCGGCCTTCCACCACTCGATCAACTACCGCTCCGTGGTGGTGCACGGCACGGCGTACGACGTGACCGACGCCGAGGAGAAGCGGCAGGCGCTCGACGCCCTGGTCGACCAGGTGGTACCGGGCCGCGCCGCCGACTCCCGCCCGGCCGACAAGAAGGAGCTGGCCGCGACGGCGGTCATCCGCCTCGACCTGGACGAGGTCTCAGCGAAGCTCCGCACCGGCGGCGTCAACGACGAACCCGAGGACCTCGCCCTCCCCCACTGGGCCGGTGTGGTTCCCCTCCGCAAGGGCTACGGCACCCCGCTCGCCGACCCGGGGCTGGCACCCGGCACCGCGCTGCCCGGTTACCTGACGGCCCTGTGACACAGGCCGGCCACCTCCAGCCGGAGGTCGGCTCCGCACAGGCCACGGCGGGCTGAGCCCCCACGCCGGGCTGCCCTCGGACCCCACGTACGCGGGCAAGCGGTCCGCACCCCTACGGGACCGGACGCCGGCCGGCCTCCCGGCGCGGGACGGACGGCGCGCACGCATACCCCGCGCCGGCGGCCGCCCGGCCGCCGAACCGGACGCCCGAGGAAGCGCCGGAGGCCGCCCCCGCCCTCAAGCCGGGGCCGCCTCCGGCTCCGACCCGCGGGCAGCCCTCGCGTCGCGGGCCTCGCCCACCGCGAGGCCCGCGACCGAACCGAGCATCAGCAGCGTGCCCGCCAGGGTGGCCGCCGTGAGCCGCTCACCGAGCAGGGCGACCGCGAGCACCGCCGCGCTCACCGGCTCCAGCAGCATGATCACGGACACGGTCGCCGAGCGTACGACGGCCGCGCCGGCGAAGTAGAGCCCGTACGCGAGCGCCGTCGGCACGGAGGCGACGTACGCCAGCAGGCACAGCAGCACCCCGGGCGCCTCGGTGTGCGGCACCAGTCCCTCGACCGCGGCGAACGGCAGCAGCACCAGGCTGGTGACGGCGAACGCCCCCACGGTCGTACCGGAGGAGTCCGTGCCACCGTCGCGCCCCCACCAGCGGGTGAGCAGCGTCATCGCCGAGTAGCCGGCCGCGGACAGCAGGGCGAGCAGCACGCCCCACGGGTCCACGGTCGTCCGCCCGCCGCCGAGGACGAGCACGACGAGTCCGGCGAGCGCGCCCGCGACGGCGGCCAGGCCGCCGCGCCCCAGCCGCTCGCCCATGGTCAGCCGTGCGCCGAGCGCGATCAGCACGGGTCCGGCGCCGAGGGTGACGACGGTCGCCACGGCGAGGCCCGTGGCGGAGACGGCCGCGAAGTAGGCGGTCTGGAAGACCGCGAGCCCGATCCCGGTGGCCGCGGCCCGCAGCACCCGGCGGCCGAGCGGCTGCCGCGCGGCGGTCCGGGTGCGACGGGACAGGAGCCGAGCGCCGAGCAGCAGCACGAGGCCCACGGCGCAGCGCCAGAAGGAGAGGGCGACGGGCCCCATGTCGCTGGTCCGGTAGACCAGTGAGGCGGCGGCGCCCGCGGTGCCCCAGGCGGCACCGGCGACGATCAGATAGAGGAGGCCTCGCCCGACGGGCAGGCCGGAGACGGCGTTCGACACGTGTTCTCTCCGCAGATGCACGCACCGCGCGCGACCGCGCGGGTGCGGAAGTTCGGGAAGGGATCCCGGATCGGGCCCGGTCGGGGCCTGAGCGGCGGGATCCGCGGACTTCTTCCGCGGGCAGCACCGTTACGCCCGGCGCCATGCCGGGCGGATGTACCGGAGGGCCCGCCTCAGGCGGCCGGAGGCGGAAGAACGAGTGCGCGTGCGTGCATGATCAGCACCCTATGCGGTGGTTCCCGGCACGGACAACTCCCGTTCCGGACCGCCGGCCGCGACCGGTGTACCGGTGCCCTTGGACGGCGCCGAGGACTGGGCGATGAAGGCGCCGGTCAGGACGACGGCTCCGCCCACGATCTGCGGCGCCGAGAGATGCTCGCCGAGCAGGACCCAGGCGAGGACGGTGGCGATGACCGCCTCCAGACAGGCCACGACACCGGCGACCTGCGGCGAGAGCCGGCGCACCGACACCACCCCGGTGACATAGGCGACGACGGTGGCGACGAGGACGATCCAGCCCAGCAGCACGGCGGCGGCGACCGGGGTGCCGTTCATCTCCGCGCTGCCGGTCAGCACGGACCAGTCCATGGACCAGGGACGGGCCACGGCGGTCAGGACGGCGGCGCCGATCAGCAGGCCGTAGGCGATCACCCCGAGCGGGTCGGGGGCCTCGTCGCCGTCGCTGCCCTGGTCGGACAGGACGAAGTAGCCGACCTGGCAGCAGGCCGCACCGAGCGCGAGCAGCAGTCCGAGCGCGTCGAACCCGAGGCCCGCCCACACCTCGACCACACAGGCGAGACCGCCCACGGCCAGCACCACGCCGACCGCGGCGGCGCGGGTCACCGGCCGCCGCTGCACGAACCGCACCCAGCCGAGCACCAGCGCCGGCGCCAGATACTCGACCAGCAGGGCGACCCCTACGGGGATGCGGGACAGGGCGGCGAAGTAGAAGGCCTGGACACCGGCCACGGCGAACAGGCCGAACCCGGCGAGCAGCCCCGGCCTGCGGCGCAGCAGTCCACGGTGGCGCACCGCCAGCGGCAGCATGACGAGCGCCGCGCCCGCCACCCGCAGCCACACCACGTGGAGCGGGTCGAGACCCGCCTCGATCAGCGGCTTGGCCGCGACACCGGAACCCCCGAAGGCCAGCGCGGACAGCAGCGCGAGACCGAGTCCGACGCCCTTCCTGTGGTCGCTCCGGGTACTGACAGACGTAGGCACCGGCACATGATGACAGGCCCCGACAGGAGCTTCACCCTCTATGGCACCTGTCTCACCGACTGGACGACGCCTCGAGGCGGGCGAACAGCTCATGGGGGTCGATTCCGGCGCGCTCGAGCACCTCCACTGCGCGCGACCGCGGGTCCACGACGATCGCCGCGAGCAGGTCCGTGACGCCGGCCGGATGACCGCCGTGGCGGGCGGCGCGCCCGTGGGCGTGCTCCATGCAGCCGGCGGCCAGCGGCGAGAGGCCCCCGGCCTCGGTGACCACGGGGACACCGCCGGAGTCCTCGACGGCTCCCTGCCAGCGCAGGCCGTAGCCGATGCTGCGCTGGACCAGGTAGCCGAGCAGCCGGGCGATCCGCGGGCCCTCGCCGAAGAGCGCGCGCACGTCGGCGTCGGACTCGAGGAGCGAGTGCAGCAGATGGGCGGTGTCGATCTGCCGGTCCCCGTCCCGGACGGCTCTGCGGCGGGCACCGGCCACCACCGCCGCCAGTTCGGGACTGAGCCTGACATCGCTCTCCGCGCGGTGGGCGCCCTGCTCCTGGAGCTCCTGGGCCTGCTGCCGGGGGATACGGGGTTGCACATCCCCACCCCATCAGCCCCCGGGGGCCCCGGGCATCCCCGGCGGGAAGCATCTTGGCGTCCCACGGGAAGTGGACGCCCCGGGCAGAAATCTCCTCCTTGCGAAGGAGATCAGAGCGTTTCACGCCGGGAGGCGCGCGCCGGTTTGCGTCACGCCCCCCGATCGCTTCCGGCCGTCCGTCAGTCCTCGTCGGCGAGGATCAGGTACAGCTTCCTGCGGCTCTCGTTGATGACCGCCAGAGCCTTCTCCCGCTGCTCCTTGCTGCCCGTCTTCCAGACCTGCCCGAAGGCCTCCATCAGGCCGAAGCCGGCCTGCCGGATCTCGCCCAGCGCCTCCCAGTCGACCCCGCGCGAGGCCTCCTCCCAGGGCGCCTCGGGGCCCTCCTCGGCGGCGGCGCGGCCGCCGTCGGTGAGGGAGAACAACTTCTTGCCGCCCTCGGACGCGCTGACGATCAGCCCCTCGTCCTCCAGCAGTTGCAGGGTGGGGTACACCGAGCCGGGGCTGGGCTTCCACGCCCCGCCGCTGCGCTCGGCGATCTCCTGGATCATCTCGTAGCCGTGCATCGGACGGTCCTTCAGCAGGGCCAGGATCGATGCCCGCACGTCACCGCGCCGCGCCCTTCCCCTGGGCCCTCCGCGCCCCCGTCCGCCCCAGGGGCCGCCGTGCCCGAAGCCGGGGCCGAAGGGGCCGCCGGGGCCGCCGGGCCCTCCCGGCCCGAAGGGGCCGAAGGCGGCGCGCAGCCGGTCGAAGTCGCCACGTCCGCCGCGCGGGCCGCCGTGACCGTGTCCATGCTCGTGACCGTGGGTACGCATCGCAACCACTCCATTCCATCGTTGATCTGTCGCGATGCTTCAACGATATATCGCAAACAAGCGTGCGACAACCCCCGCAGTCTGCGAGGCGGCCGTGCCGAAGGGTCCAGGACTCGCGAATTGGCCTTGGCCCCCGGCTCCGCGCCGCCCCTACCGTCAGGGCATGCGGATTCGAATCGTCGACGCCTTCACCGACCGGCCCTTCGCCGGCAACCCCGCCGGAGTGCTGCTGCTTGACGCCTTTCCGGACGACCCCTGGCTCCAGAACGTCGCCCTGGAGGTCAACCACGCCGAAACGGCCTTCGCCCACCCGCTCCCCGCGGGCGGCGAGGCGGACTGGGCGCTGCGCTGGTTCACCCCGGCCACCGAGGTCGCCATGTGCGGCCACGCGACGCTGGCCACCGCGCACGTCCTGCACACCACCGGGGCACACCGGGGCCCGGTGCGGTTCGCCACCCGCAGCGGCGTACTGACCGCCACCCCCGGTGAGGACGGCACCCTCACGCTGGACTTCCCCACCGCCCGGCTCACCGCCGTCGATGTCCCGGAGGGCGTCGCCGAGGCGCTGGGCGCGCGGCCGCTCGCGGCGTTCGACACCGGCCCGGACATCGGGGACCTGCTCGTCGAGGTCGCCGACGAGCGGACCGTGCACGCCCTGCGGCCCGACCACAAGGCCCTGACCACCCACTCCGAGCGCGGCATCATCGCCACCGCCCGCGCCGAGAACCCGGCCCTCGGCTACGACTTCGTCTCCCGCTGCTTCTTCCCGAACGTCGGCATCGACGAGGACCCGGTCACCGGGAGCGCGCACACCGCGCTCGCCCCGTACTGGGCCGAGCGCCTCGGCCGCACCACGCTCACCGGCCTCCAGGCCTCACCCCGGTCCGGCCGCGTCCGCACCGAGGTGCTCGGCGGGCGCACCCTGCTGAGCGGACGGGCCGTGACGGTCATCGAGGGCGAGCTGCTGGTCTGAGCCCGGCAGCACGGCACAGCCGAGGGGGCGTACGGCCGTGCCGTACGCCCCCTCGGTACGGGCTCACGCCGTCGGCAGCCAGCCGACCTTGCCGGCCAGCAGCGCGTATCCCACGAACGCCCCGATGTCGAGCAGCGTGTGCGCGACCACCAGCGGCCCGACCCGGCCCCAGCGCCGGTACAGGAGGACGAACACCACGCCCATCACCATGTTCCCGATGAAGCCGCCGATGCCCTGGTAGAGGTGGTACGAGCCGCGCAGCACCGAACTGCCCGCGAGCGCGGCGCCCGGGGTCCAGCCCAGCTGGTCCAGCCGCCGCAGCAGATAGCCGACGACGATGACCTCCTCGACGATCGAGTTCTGTAGCGCCGAGAGGATCAGTACGGGGAACTTCCACCACACGTCCGGAAGCGCCTCCGGCACCACGGTGAGGTTGAAGCCGACGCCGCGCGCGGCCAGGTAGAAGGCGATGCCGCTGCTGCCGATGACCGCCGCGACCGCCGCGCCGCGGCCGAGGTCGGTCCAGGGGCGGGTGCGGTCGAAGCCGAGGGTGCGCAGACCCGCGCCCTCACGCAGCAGGAAGTGCGCCACGAGCGCGACCGGCACCAGCGCCGTGGTGATGCCGAAGAGCTGCCAGGCCAGGTCCAGCCAGGGCCGGCCCGGCGCGGCCGAGGCGTTGAGCGTGGCCGCCTGGTCCTTCAGCCCGCCCGGTTTCGTGACCGAGCCGACGAAGCTGATCAGGGCCGAGACCCCGCTGGCGCCCAGCGAGAGCGCCAGCACCAGCAGCGTCTCGTTGCGGAGCGTCGTCCGCGAGGGCCTCCGCCCAGGACAGTAATCGGCCTCCGGGCCCGCCTCCGCCTGCACACCTGCCTCCACATCACCGATCGGTCCGATCAGTATGAGGGCAACGGCCGTGCGCGCTGCCGGGGGCCGGACCCGGACTCAGACCGCCGGCACCGGTTCCGGCAGCCCCACCGGCCAGGTGTGCACCGGGTCGCCCAGCTGCGTCAGCTCGCGGTAGCGGCGGGTGGTGGCGGCCAGGGCCTCCTCCCTGGTGAGGCCCAGCTCCAGGGCCCGGTGGAAGGTCGCGGACTGCCAGGTCGCGCCGTTGACCCGGCGCCTGCACCGCTCCTCGATGACGCCGAGGTACAGGTCGCGGTCGGCGGGCTCGATCCCCCACGCGTCCAGCCCCGCCTCGGCGAGCGGCAGCAGTTCGTCCCGTACCAGGGTGACCGCGTCCACGTCGCCCAGGCCGCCGAGGCGGCCGCGCCGGGGCCAGGTGAAGCGTGCGTCGATGCCGTCCTTGCAGGCGGCGTCGAAGTTGGCGGCGGCGGCCTCGAAGGGCAGCCGGGTCCACACCGGCCGGCTGTCCTCGGCCAGCGCGCGGACGACTCCGTAGTAGAAGGCCGCGTTGGCGATGACGTCGGTGGTGGTGGGGCCGGCCGGCAGCACGCGGTTCTCCACGCGCAGGTGCGGGACGCCGTCGGCGATGCCGTAGACGGGGCGGTTCCAGCGGTAGACGGTGCCGTTGTGCAGGACGAGTTCGGCGAGGGTGGGGACGCCGCCGCGGTCCAGCACCTCCAGCGGGTCCTCGTCGTCGCAGATGGGCAGCAGGGCCGGGTAGTAGCGCAGGTTCTCCTCGAACAGGTCGAACGCCGAGGTCACCCAGCGCTCCCCGAACCAGGTGCGCGGCCGCACGCCCTGTGCCTGCAGCTCGGGCGGGCGGGTGTCGGTGGACTGCTGGAAGAGCGGGGGCCGCGACTCCCGCCACAGCTCGCGGCCGAACAGGAACGGCGAGTTGGCGCCGACGGCGATCTGCGCGGCGGCGACGGCCTGCGCCGCGTTCCACACCCCGGCGAAGCGCTCCGGGGTGACCTGGAGGTGCAACTGCACCGAGGTGCACGCGGCCTCCGGCGCGATGGACTTGGAGGTGCAGCTGAGGTGCTCCACGCCCTCGATGTCGAGGGTGAAGTCCTCACCGCGCGCGGCCACGATCTGCTCGTTGAGCAATGCGTAGCGGTCGACGTCGGAAAGGTTCGAGGAGACCAGGTCGTCCCGGTCCAGCGTCGGCAGGATGCCGATCATCACGATCCCCGCGTCCACCTCAGCGGCTTTGCGGTCGGCGTACGCGAGGGAAGTGCGCAGTTCCTCGTCGAGCCGGTCGAATACCCGTCCGCCCAGTCTATGGGGGGCAATGTTGACTTCCAGATTGAACATGGCGAGCTCTGTCTGGAAGTCCCTGCTGGCGATCCGCT carries:
- a CDS encoding pyridoxamine 5'-phosphate oxidase family protein, with product MQGTQPQQRDDATYPPTERTVPTRSPGRASYDKELVHAILDEGYVCHLGFVRDGAPVVLPTLYARAGERLYVHGSTGSRPLRAARQADPGLQVCLTVTHVDGLVLARSAFHHSINYRSVVVHGTAYDVTDAEEKRQALDALVDQVVPGRAADSRPADKKELAATAVIRLDLDEVSAKLRTGGVNDEPEDLALPHWAGVVPLRKGYGTPLADPGLAPGTALPGYLTAL
- a CDS encoding DMT family transporter — protein: MSNAVSGLPVGRGLLYLIVAGAAWGTAGAAASLVYRTSDMGPVALSFWRCAVGLVLLLGARLLSRRTRTAARQPLGRRVLRAAATGIGLAVFQTAYFAAVSATGLAVATVVTLGAGPVLIALGARLTMGERLGRGGLAAVAGALAGLVVLVLGGGRTTVDPWGVLLALLSAAGYSAMTLLTRWWGRDGGTDSSGTTVGAFAVTSLVLLPFAAVEGLVPHTEAPGVLLCLLAYVASVPTALAYGLYFAGAAVVRSATVSVIMLLEPVSAAVLAVALLGERLTAATLAGTLLMLGSVAGLAVGEARDARAARGSEPEAAPA
- a CDS encoding EamA family transporter, with the protein product MPVPTSVSTRSDHRKGVGLGLALLSALAFGGSGVAAKPLIEAGLDPLHVVWLRVAGAALVMLPLAVRHRGLLRRRPGLLAGFGLFAVAGVQAFYFAALSRIPVGVALLVEYLAPALVLGWVRFVQRRPVTRAAAVGVVLAVGGLACVVEVWAGLGFDALGLLLALGAACCQVGYFVLSDQGSDGDEAPDPLGVIAYGLLIGAAVLTAVARPWSMDWSVLTGSAEMNGTPVAAAVLLGWIVLVATVVAYVTGVVSVRRLSPQVAGVVACLEAVIATVLAWVLLGEHLSAPQIVGGAVVLTGAFIAQSSAPSKGTGTPVAAGGPERELSVPGTTA
- a CDS encoding Clp protease N-terminal domain-containing protein — protein: MQPRIPRQQAQELQEQGAHRAESDVRLSPELAAVVAGARRRAVRDGDRQIDTAHLLHSLLESDADVRALFGEGPRIARLLGYLVQRSIGYGLRWQGAVEDSGGVPVVTEAGGLSPLAAGCMEHAHGRAARHGGHPAGVTDLLAAIVVDPRSRAVEVLERAGIDPHELFARLEASSSR
- a CDS encoding PadR family transcriptional regulator; this translates as MRTHGHEHGHGHGGPRGGRGDFDRLRAAFGPFGPGGPGGPGGPFGPGFGHGGPWGGRGRGGPRGRARRGDVRASILALLKDRPMHGYEMIQEIAERSGGAWKPSPGSVYPTLQLLEDEGLIVSASEGGKKLFSLTDGGRAAAEEGPEAPWEEASRGVDWEALGEIRQAGFGLMEAFGQVWKTGSKEQREKALAVINESRRKLYLILADED
- a CDS encoding PhzF family phenazine biosynthesis protein, whose translation is MRIRIVDAFTDRPFAGNPAGVLLLDAFPDDPWLQNVALEVNHAETAFAHPLPAGGEADWALRWFTPATEVAMCGHATLATAHVLHTTGAHRGPVRFATRSGVLTATPGEDGTLTLDFPTARLTAVDVPEGVAEALGARPLAAFDTGPDIGDLLVEVADERTVHALRPDHKALTTHSERGIIATARAENPALGYDFVSRCFFPNVGIDEDPVTGSAHTALAPYWAERLGRTTLTGLQASPRSGRVRTEVLGGRTLLSGRAVTVIEGELLV
- a CDS encoding CPBP family intramembrane glutamic endopeptidase — protein: MQAEAGPEADYCPGRRPSRTTLRNETLLVLALSLGASGVSALISFVGSVTKPGGLKDQAATLNASAAPGRPWLDLAWQLFGITTALVPVALVAHFLLREGAGLRTLGFDRTRPWTDLGRGAAVAAVIGSSGIAFYLAARGVGFNLTVVPEALPDVWWKFPVLILSALQNSIVEEVIVVGYLLRRLDQLGWTPGAALAGSSVLRGSYHLYQGIGGFIGNMVMGVVFVLLYRRWGRVGPLVVAHTLLDIGAFVGYALLAGKVGWLPTA
- a CDS encoding glutamate-cysteine ligase family protein, which encodes MGEKVVAGQFDLSDRQRYREKLRRCLTGLERLLAEKRFDRPKNLMGLEIELNLAGADGMPRMLNAQVLERIASRDFQTELAMFNLEVNIAPHRLGGRVFDRLDEELRTSLAYADRKAAEVDAGIVMIGILPTLDRDDLVSSNLSDVDRYALLNEQIVAARGEDFTLDIEGVEHLSCTSKSIAPEAACTSVQLHLQVTPERFAGVWNAAQAVAAAQIAVGANSPFLFGRELWRESRPPLFQQSTDTRPPELQAQGVRPRTWFGERWVTSAFDLFEENLRYYPALLPICDDEDPLEVLDRGGVPTLAELVLHNGTVYRWNRPVYGIADGVPHLRVENRVLPAGPTTTDVIANAAFYYGVVRALAEDSRPVWTRLPFEAAAANFDAACKDGIDARFTWPRRGRLGGLGDVDAVTLVRDELLPLAEAGLDAWGIEPADRDLYLGVIEERCRRRVNGATWQSATFHRALELGLTREEALAATTRRYRELTQLGDPVHTWPVGLPEPVPAV